TGCTCATTCCGCTGAAGGATGAACAACTGGCGCTTTTCCATCAGTTGAGAGATTGGGTACCAAGTTTTAGGACCAATCTGCATCTCATAAAATCAGAGATCGATAGAAGGGACAACAACTCATACACGGTTACCGTGCTGAATTTCATCGCATTATGGAAATATTATCAATCAATATCTGACACTTGCGATAATGATTCTATCGATGGCGACGAAGATGTTCACTTGGCACGTCAACTGTCGCTTAACCATGAAACCAAAAACCAACTGCATATGTTACTCTGGAACTTCATCTTTAAGAACTATTGTTGGAGACATTTATTCAGGGGTGAAGTACCCTCAATGGTGGTAGGATCAGAGCTAAACTCAGCAACTGTGATCGATCCCTTATTGAATATCGACTATGCCCTGCTGAATTTCCAGATAGATATGCTGAAATACCTGCAGACAAGGGATTCCatgctttctttgaagaaagtaCTGGGGCTaagagatcttttcaaagtaAAATTGCATGAGCAGAATAAGAAATGCTAcacaacagcagcaatCGTCAACAGCGTGGTGGACTCTCTAATATATCGTAATGCGATGTTGTACTTGAATTATTTTCTGCTGATGCAATACGAAAGATTCAAGGATGCCAGTGATTTTGTAGATTACTACAAAGACTTTTTACAATTGGTTCAAGAAACGCTGTTCTTTGTATTCTCCTGTTTGGCAAATCTGAAATTTGCTGGTTATGAGTTTATCTTTGCTAAAAAGTCCTTCCTCACCTTGGAAAGTATATGCCACATGATACTTGGGTTGTATCAAAGATCCTACATTCGTTCAACAAAAGTGAGCGCGAGCGCGATGGCAGACGACAGCACAAGGCCTGACGCTCAACAGTCCGAGACACTGACACTACTATTGAACAAAGTGCTCATGCTGCTACAAGATTATGCAAGGAATCGTAAGGTCGCCAGCCcgttgatcttcaagcttgtCTGCAAATTGAGAACCACACTTGAGTACATCGCACTGTGCGAAAGCGGTACGATGACCACTTTAAATCACGTAGCAGGAAAGGCACCAGTTCTTTATGGTGTACCTAACGCTTTCGAGCTGATAGACGAACCAAACTTATCCAAGGTTACTGCAAAACTACGCGCAATATCAGAATCACTGATAAAATCAGACTTCTATAGTCAAAGGAAACCATACGAACCTACAAATCCACAGACACTGGGCTTGACACCAGAAAATTTCACGGACATATTCAACTCATTCTACTGTTAGTCTCCGATGTACTGCCGTTGAATGATGCATCCGATTTGGACATATCATGTATGTAACTTTTGTAATTATAATGAAGCTTCCATCTGATAGAAAGCATAACGACTACTTGCAGCCATTGCCAGGACACGGCAATCTGATTGCCAATGGAATCGAAGACTTGGAGCCATCGGACTTGTTGATGGTATATACTATGCTGTAGCGACAAAGCGCCTCGTTGAAAGCTCGAGGATAGCTTTCTTAAAGTAATTAAAGTAAGGTAAATTAAAATCGAGGCCTTGAGTCCAGGTATTTAGTCAATGCCATCAATGATTTGGCGTAGCAGTTCGGTTGGACCAGTGAGTCGCTTTTTAAGCTTACGACAGGT
The sequence above is drawn from the Torulaspora globosa chromosome 5, complete sequence genome and encodes:
- the RSC3 gene encoding Rsc3p (ancestral locus Anc_5.322), which encodes MDIRGRKMKKPPACVQCRRRKIGCDRVKPICGNCLKNGKTDCFFPDVPGQYVSSNSSQSSAKYDHVRESGAELHHNPELASMEQIREYNTRLQLLNAQQHRASPGAVETAQFIPRTVPSFENKPVSSANGSALHLNWVQGPAIFDIMTSPYTQEEVLLKEMEFLKSRLLELQEITGNKIGMELWKAGELLSNGNSGGRGDGGRSGSGKDANDIAIPELKRLQMSLKGDGMSINEFRDLDPEFLESKQVFDVLAVSNPDNLTELNPLSDAPNCIFSVRFLTIRDEYLAQFYRKINEVVSTHFNDQLANWRQQKSKGPATFKNDQAIRFPPRGVTQEIITKYLATVADTNSLIPILKPRELMTAVEQLFGREPIFSPNKLDLPQIATLGQITVCLLLTYETLSSSVLIPLKDEQLALFHQLRDWVPSFRTNLHLIKSEIDRRDNNSYTVTVLNFIALWKYYQSISDTCDNDSIDGDEDVHLARQLSLNHETKNQLHMLLWNFIFKNYCWRHLFRGEVPSMVVGSELNSATVIDPLLNIDYALLNFQIDMLKYLQTRDSMLSLKKVLGLRDLFKVKLHEQNKKCYTTAAIVNSVVDSLIYRNAMLYLNYFLLMQYERFKDASDFVDYYKDFLQLVQETLFFVFSCLANLKFAGYEFIFAKKSFLTLESICHMILGLYQRSYIRSTKVSASAMADDSTRPDAQQSETLTLLLNKVLMLLQDYARNRKVASPLIFKLVCKLRTTLEYIALCESGTMTTLNHVAGKAPVLYGVPNAFELIDEPNLSKVTAKLRAISESLIKSDFYSQRKPYEPTNPQTLGLTPENFTDIFNSFYC